The Nanoarchaeota archaeon nucleotide sequence AGTTAGCACAGCAAATTTAATTTTTCTGTGGTATGCGTATGAAACCGCTTGCCTTCCCTCTTCGTCGCCAAGATCTACGCCAGCCCTCTTTGCCTCGACTACAAGGACTTCTTGATTTCCTAACTTCAAAATGTAATCCGCTCTGCCTTTTAGGACTCTTTGCTCTTTTTCTATATCTTCTTTTTGCCACCCCAGCGCCTCAAGTAGCGGCTCTATAAACTGAAACTTTATCTGCTCTTCGGATTTTTTGTCAAGATCATTTGCAGGAGTGTTAGAAAAAGAATTTGCTAATCGCCTTATTTTATCTTTAGCCTCGTCCTTCGCAATCGCGCGCCCTTCTTCGACCATAACACCTACTTCCCCACTCTCTTTTATTAACCTTTTGCGTATGATTTGCCGATATAATTTACCCGACTACGACATCCAACGTACGTTTAAGCAGGCGTATTGCGGAATTTATATGCCTGCACTAGAAATATATTCTTGTGATTTTATGGTGTTTGAAGCAAAAAATTTCGACAATCTGATTGGAATAAAAGGATTCAGTGAAATAATGCTGAAGAATCATTTTGCACTTTATCGGGGTTATGTCGCGAACATAAACAAGCTTGACGAAGCACTTCGCGACCTCCTAAAAGAAGGAAAAACTGCAACCCCTGAATTTGCAGAACTCAAGCGCAGGCTCGGCTGGGAATTCAACGGAATGCGCCTGCATGAACTGTATTTTGGCAGCCTCATAAAAGAACTCAGAATACCTTCCAC carries:
- a CDS encoding type I restriction enzyme HsdR N-terminal domain-containing protein, coding for MVEEGRAIAKDEAKDKIRRLANSFSNTPANDLDKKSEEQIKFQFIEPLLEALGWQKEDIEKEQRVLKGRADYILKLGNQEVLVVEAKRAGVDLGDEEGRQAVSYAYHRKIKFAVLT